One part of the Candida albicans SC5314 chromosome R, complete sequence genome encodes these proteins:
- a CDS encoding uncharacterized protein (Predicted glycosyl hydrolase; hypoxia induced; flow model biofilm induced), which produces MRIPLINRNSIEGCKDYKPPSSFPIGPFKKWHHNPIMKPDPNVEWESSYLYNATAIVIDDKVFMLYRAQNKDKLSSVGIAWSEDGINFVKHKKPVITATESYEQGGGCEDPRIVRDPVSKLFVVTYTSYDRITARLCVATSEDLFHWTKHGPIVPPYWQDIAVASNGTNMIRNNWSKSGSIFTEKAPDGKYYMIWGDSELHLAESVDLVNWNLTNNSANWNTWAKAIFTRENKLLESGPAPVKMAGNANQWIFVYNAATTGGGDLPKNAYTVNQMLIDYNDIRKGPVARLEQPVLKPESANEREGQVNQVVFCEGLVQFKGQWFLYFGQGDSELGVAIAPVN; this is translated from the coding sequence ATGAGAATTCCATTGATTAACCGAAACTCAATTGAAGGCTGTAAGGATTACAAGCCTCCATCATCTTTTCCAATTGGTCCATTTAAAAAATGGCATCATAATCCAATAATGAAACCAGATCCAAATGTTGAATGGGAAAGTagttatttatataatgcTACTGCGATCGTGATAGATGATAAAGTTTTCATGTTATATAGAGCCCAAAATAAGGACAAACTTTCTTCTGTTGGTATTGCATGGTCCGAAGATGGtattaattttgttaaacATAAAAAGCCGGTCATCACCGCTACTGAATCGTATGAACAAGGAGGTGGGTGTGAGGATCCCCGGATTGTAAGAGATCCCGTGTCCAAATTATTTGTGGTCACCTACACATCTTATGATCGAATCACTGCAAGATTATGTGTTGCGACGCTGGAAGATTTGTTTCACTGGACCAAACATGGACCTATTGTCCCGCCATATTGGCAAGATATCGCCGTTGCCAGTAATGGAACAAATATGATTAGAAACAACTGGCTGAAATCAGGGTCTATATTCACTGAAAAGGCACCTGATGGGAAATACTATATGATTTGGGGAGATTCAGAATTACACCTTGCAGAATCAGTCGATTTAGTGAACTGGAATCTTACAAATAATTCTGCCAATTGGAATACCTGGGCAAAGGCAATTTTCACTCGTGAAAATAAACTTCTTGAAAGTGGTCCTGCACCAGTGAAAATGGCCGGGAATGCCAATCAATGgatatttgtttataatgCGGCTACCACAGGTGGTGGTGACCTTCCAAAAAATGCCTACACCGTCAATCAAAtgttgattgattataatGATATTCGTAAAGGACCAGTTGCAAGATTAGAACAACCTGTTTTGAAACCAGAGCTGGCAAATGAAAGAGAAGGTCAAGTAAACCAAGTGGTTTTCTGTGAAGGTTTGGTCCAATTTAAAGGTCAATGGTTTTTGTATTTCGGTCAAGGTGACTCTGAGTTGGGGGTTGCTATTGCCCCAGTAAATTGA
- the PTC4 gene encoding type 2C protein phosphatase (Type PP2C serine/threonine phosphatase; localized to mitochondria; mutation causes sensitivity to sodium, potassium and azole drugs; decreased expression in hyphae compared to yeast-form cells) yields MGQLLSHPIEEKELDYKSYTNLTYCIGSMQGYRMTMEDAHDVKINEHENLAVFGIFDGHGGKNCSQYLAEHLPKLVFTKLNKIASAVYLKQVKDIDLKDVFDILKNSFFKIDKDLSHHANMVNCGSTATVVTIIANYIVVANTGDSRCIVSRNGHAKPLSFDHKPSNMGERVRIENSNGYILNNRINEVLALSRAFGDFKFKLPYLSSSRNKYIKENQKLLGDKLITLPPELFQVTVEPDIMLYDMQKLDSPEFLVIACDGVWDCFKNGQLVKLIRDKLSLGWRLNKIVEYILNDSLTMANNYTGIGFDNMTLIIVAIHKKEGETMDDWYESMKEKILKEKGITR; encoded by the coding sequence atgGGTCAACTATTATCACATCCGATTGAAGAGAAAGAATTGGATTATAAATCCTATACCAATTTGACGTACTGTATAGGGTCCATGCAAGGTTATCGAATGACTATGGAAGATGCTCATGATGTTAAAATAAACGAACATGAAAATTTGGCAGTATTTGGTATTTTTGATGGTCATGGTGGTAAAAATTGTTCCCAATATTTAGCTGAACATTTGCCTAAACTTGTATTTaccaaattgaataaaattgcTAGTGCAGTATATTTGAAACAAGTCAAAGATATAGATCTCAAGGATGTATTTGATATCTTGAAGAActcatttttcaaaattgataaGGATTTATCTCATCATGCAAATATGGTCAATTGTGGGTCCACAGCCACTGTAGTGACGATAATTGCAAActatattgttgttgctaaTACAGGTGATTCACGATGTATTGTTTCAAGAAATGGTCATGCCAAACCCTTGTCATTTGATCACAAACCTAGTAATATGGGGGAAAGAGTCAGAATAGAGAATAGTAATGGATATATACTAAATAATAGAATCAATGAAGTTCTAGCATTGTCACGAGCATTTGGTGATTTCAAGTTCAAACTACCATATTTATCAAGCTCcagaaataaatatattaaagaaaaccaaaagTTATTGGGTGATAAACTAATCACATTACCACCAGAATTATTCCAAGTGACAGTCGAACCAGATATAATGTTATATGATATGCAAAAGTTGGATTCGCCTGAATTCTTAGTAATAGCTTGTGATGGGGTGTGGgattgtttcaaaaatggTCAGTTGGTTAAATTAATCAGAGATAAATTAAGTTTAGGATGGagattgaataaaattgttgaatacATACTAAATGATAGTTTAACCATGGCAAACAACTATACAGGAATTGGGTTTGACAATATGACATTGATTATCGTTGCCATACATAAGAAAGAAGGCGAGACCATGGATGATTGGTATGAATCAATGAAggaaaaaatattaaaggAAAAGGGGATTACCAGGTGA
- a CDS encoding uncharacterized protein (Ortholog of C. dubliniensis CD36 : Cd36_31170, C. parapsilosis CDC317 : CPAR2_205340, Candida tenuis NRRL Y-1498 : CANTEDRAFT_133521 and Debaryomyces hansenii CBS767 : DEHA2E21868g) — protein sequence MSDRKKSESNSQVKNGFDKDYFRHLLDFQKRARLDDVTIDQYEHQINIIFQIANILQRDTRKDLDALYYLLDHELPTPSIFSIISLSIQLKKLQLLDLKLRVDSIHRARGQLTTKVEKLTDKKLLFEQELDQIRLKMLKKEASMIRIYEEELEKLNTKIEDYQLTKIKQVELQALKLQHANFKVICEVSFHQKDKKLLLNQQPILKVEEFLGYNLLVINQFLERLIVLQSQVAYLFNMELPYLNELVTFLPDEKFYNLIRKKEMIISGLDGNEEDDEQEDVKTPDIPNDIQNHTEKIFRMGDGYNLPPSSKTLNFQMRRRASSVEPADLNNIPVIKESSSPLSSPSKKPVSKKIIIPHKIINKPFNKLSIKDFLKFVNVIVKIIINFQLFLIKINNSQEPKISDWCNFQTILQEVMKVDQVLNDRIYTESTTNTEVTQIPKKFDTKENFESIMEHVYNTLMRSSYSRKQHSGPVALQDLNLKSLINNQPKLNFSNEWDIVSGML from the coding sequence ATGTCAGACAGGAAAAAATCTGAATCAAATAGTCAGGTTAAAAATGGGTTTGATAAAGACTACTTCAGACATTTACTagattttcaaaaaagagCACGTCTTGATGATGTTACTATTGATCAGTATGAACATCAAATTAACATTATATTCCAAATAGCCAATATCCTACAGCGTGATACAAGAAAAGATTTAGATGCTCTTTATTATCTATTAGATCATGAACTACCGACaccttcaattttttcaataatcaGTTTATCTATACAGCTAAAGAAGCTTCAACTTTTAGATTTGAAACTAAGAGTTGATTCAATCCACAGGGCCAGGGGGCAACTAACTACAAAAGTTGAAAAGTTGACTGATAAAAAATTGCTATTTGAACAAGAATTAGACCAAATACGACTCAAAATGCTTAAAAAGGAAGCTTCTATGATACGGATATATGAAGaggaattggaaaaattaaacaCAAAAATCGAGGATTATCAATTAACTAAGATAAAACAGGTAGAGCTTCAAGCATTGAAACTACAACATGCCAATTTTAAAGTTATCTGTGAAGTATCATTCCATCAAAAGGATAAAAAATTGCTATTAAACCAGCAGCCCATATTGAAAGTAGAGGAATTTTTGGGGTATAATTTGTTAGTAATAAaccaatttcttgaaaGATTGATTGTTTTGCAGTCACAAGTGGCCTATTTGTTTAACATGGAGTTACCATATTTAAATGAACTAGTGACTTTCTTGCCCGATGAAAAATTCTACAACTTAATACGAAAAAAGGAAATGATAATATCAGGGTTAGATGGCAATGAGGAAGATGATGAACAAGAGGATGTGAAAACTCCAGATATCCCTAACGACATTCAGAATCATACAGAAAAGATTTTTAGAATGGGGGATGGATATAATCTACCACCTTCATCGAAAACGTTGAACTTTCAAATGCGCCGAAGAGCGTCATCTGTCGAGCCTGCGGATTTAAACAACATTCCCGTCATTAAAGAACTGTCTCTGCCAttatcatcaccatcaaaGAAACCTGTTTCTAAGAAAATCATTATCCCacacaaaataataaacaaaccTTTTAATAAGCTATCAATAAAGGATTTTCTCAAATTTGTCAATGTAATAGTtaaaattataatcaatttccaattattTCTCattaaaataaacaatagCCAGGAACCCAAAATTCTGGATTGGTGCAATTTCCAAACAATTCTTCAAGAAGTCATGAAGGTGGACCAGGTGTTAAATGATCGAATCTATACCGAGTCTACTACGAATACGGAGGTTACTCAGatcccaaaaaaatttgacaCTAAAGAAAACTTTGAGAGCATCATGGAACATGTTTACAACACTCTCATGAGGTCATCCTATAGTAGGAAACAACACTCCGGGCCAGTAGCCCTACAAGATTTGAACCTCAAGTCTTTAATTAACAATCAACCAAAGCTAAATTTTAGCAACGAATGGGACATAGTGAGTGGGATGTTGTAA
- a CDS encoding uncharacterized protein (Ortholog of S. cerevisiae Mdm36; mitochondrial distribution and morphology protein; Hap43-repressed gene), giving the protein MTDIEIYTDPIISLVQDPNLSKDKCKSSELIRLIHEISERRINRLCSTSFIILQELENIQLKFKSWEFLSLDFNSDNHFSNDDNNIKDFNAGVANKVISACTDLNVKIAKISSDIDLISKNSRTLSPKDLMSDAGTMLTSLLLRIIKLKNDVVEQLSISYSKARLIIIGEELEMWEDENTVMYYKSFIVALLQQLNDAVEQGDGDAKYECLAVINDLEKMFEKFRIEKLIDKTLEDSRHEHDVQEKQKGEEEEEEEAVQAKASADETMTTMTTTPQSTISTHDKTQEHLQHHFRYEDHLDSVDSETDYYDKHETSPDDMYSEYSMFSSSPQLPMVHSITSVKDQDSISNYHGSITEELPYLMTAFSSAKNFTNDVKHYKLEEEKENKPVKTKPIPVAVNPSPQPKKPFFHKTNLPNSSLYSESNVIHPPLYSSSVLRTFGIKPQVISVPKDAVEKKKTTKDKPLLLTEENISNLTQQQLRHHDYID; this is encoded by the coding sequence ATGACTGATATAGAGATTTATACAGATCCAATCATATCATTAGTACAGGATCCTAATTTGAGTAAAGACAAATGCAAATCATCCGAACTCATCCGACTAATTCATGAAATATCAGAACGACGAATTAATAGATTATGTTCCACTTCGTTTATAATATTACAAGAGTTGGAAAACATTCAATTGAAGTTTAAAAGTTGGGAGTTTTTATCACTAGATTTCAATTCAGataatcatttttcaaacgatgataataatattaaagaTTTCAATGCCGGCGTTGCAAATAAGGTTATAAGTGCTTGTACAGATTTGAATGTCAAAATTGCTAAAATATCATCCGATATCGATTTAATCAGCAAGAATTCTAGAACCCTTTCACCAAAAGATCTAATGAGTGATGCAGGGACAATGTTGACTTCATTGCTACTACgaataatcaaattgaagaacGATGTGGTGGAGCAGCTAAGTATTTCGTATTCGAAAGCCAGATTAATTATAATTGGAGAAGAGTTGGAAATGTGGGAAGATGAAAACACAGTGATGTATTATAAATCGTTCATCGTTGCATTGCTACAGCAGCTAAATGATGCCGTAGAACAGGGAGATGGTGATGCAAAATACGAATGCTTAGCTGTTATTAAcgatttggaaaaaatgTTTGAAAAGTTTAGAATAgagaaattaattgataaaacatTAGAAGACAGTCGCCACGAGCACGATGttcaagaaaaacaaaaaggagaagaggaagaagaggaagaagcTGTGCAAGCAAAAGCTTCCGCAGACGAGACTATGACAACAATGACAACAACACCACAATCGACTATTTCAACTCATGACAAAACTCAAGAACATCTCCAGCACCATTTCCGATACGAAGATCATTTAGATAGTGTTGATTCTGAAACAGATTATTACGACAAACACGAAACTAGTCCTGATGACATGTATTCCGAATATTCAATGTTTTCAAGCTCACCACAATTACCAATGGTTCATTCAATCACTAGTGTCAAAGACCAAGATTCCATCAGCAATTACCATGGAAGTATTACTGAAGAATTACCATATTTAATGACTGCATTCAGTTCTGCtaaaaattttacaaaCGATGTTAAACATTAcaaattagaagaagaaaaagagaataaaCCGGtgaaaacaaaaccaaTTCCTGTAGCAGTTAACCCATCTCCTCAACCCAAGAAGCCATTTTTCCATAAAACCAACTTACCCAATTCTTCCCTCTACTCCGAGAGTAACGTCATTCACCCTCCATTATATTCAAGCTCAGTTTTGAGAACATTTGGTATCAAGCCCCAGGTGATTAGCGTTCCTAAGGATGCAgtagagaaaaagaaaaccacCAAAGACAAGCCATTATTGCTTACCGAAGAAAATATATCCAACTTgacacaacaacaacttcgACATCACGATTATATAGATTGA
- a CDS encoding uncharacterized protein (Protein of unknown function; rat catheter biofilm repressed), with protein sequence MATLKKKDKKASAYFTSSTTTPLNYSNPVRLAFLGGPKSGKTSTISKLTAGNFRDTYYPTHQIHPILFNYKPSNEASKVLTEFVKGNEDTILSPMLNSNELVPTNEYYKVGNNDVGPILVELIDTPSFNPQQVVPFLEASLYTNLDKEILGNLANEPRKPVSTNPLLVASGASELNGNINGYFFVYSAVPGSSPPGYDEDLSNFTGDNTFSLLPVIKGALEDAWQEYNEYIRKKNAEKEQDLFSFKVALRNLLKEPSSNNSDKKGVETKDYSPPIWILCTHKDSNLASPKLIEQGKQLAREWNCGFLAMDNSEDNIDILLTLMIRDIIERK encoded by the coding sequence ATGGCAACactaaagaaaaaagacaaGAAAGCATCAGCTTACTTTACTTCTTCAACCACCACACCTTTAAACTATTCTAATCCTGTACGACTTGCATTTTTAGGAGGTCCAAAATCAGGCAAAACGTCAACTATATCCAAGCTAACTGCAGGAAACTTCCGAGACACGTATTATCCAACTCATCAGATACATccaattcttttcaattacAAACCTTCCAATGAAGCTTCAAAAGTCTTAACTGAATTTGTGAAAGGAAATGAAGACACTATTCTTAGTCCAATGTTAAACTCAAATGAGCTCGTTCCCACCAATGAGTATTACAAAGttggtaataatgatgTTGGTCCAATCTTGGTTGAATTGATAGATACACCAAGCTTTAACCCACAACAAGTTGTTCCATTCTTGGAAGCATCATTGTATACCAATTtagataaagaaattttagGAAACCTTGCCAACGAACCTCGTAAACCAGTATCCACCAATCCGTTACTAGTTGCAAGTGGAGCAAGTGAATTGAATGGTAACATAAAtggttatttttttgtctatAGTGCAGTTCCAGGCTCGTCACCTCCGGGATATGATGAAGATCTTTCAAACTTTACCGGCGATAACACGTTCAGTTTATTACCGGTTATCAAAGGGGCATTAGAGGATGCCTGGCAGGAGTATAACGAATATATCAGGAAAAAGAATGCAGAGAAAGAACaagatttattttcttttaaagtGGCTCTTCGAAATCTACTAAAAGAACCTAGTAGTAACAACAGTGATAAGAAAGGTGTTGAAACCAAAGATTATTCGCCTCCAATTTGGATTCTATGTACACACAAAGACAGCAATTTAGCATCGCCAAAATTAATAGAACAAGGGAAACAGTTGGCTCGTGAATGGAACTGTGGGTTTCTTGCAATGGATAATCTGGAAGATAACATAGATATTTTATTGACATTAATGATTAGAGACATTATAGaaagaaagtaa
- the VMA2 gene encoding H(+)-transporting V1 sector ATPase subunit B (Vacuolar H(+)-ATPase; protein present in exponential and stationary growth phase yeast cultures; plasma membrane localized; amphotericin B repressed, caspofungin repressed): protein MSLSDKELFELNKKAVTEGFKIKPRINYNTVGGVNGPLVILDNVKFPRYNEIVNLTLPDGSVRQGQVLEVRGTKAIVQVFEGTSGIDVKKTRVEFTGENLKIPVSEDMLGRIFDGSGRPIDKGPKIFAEDYLDINGSPINPYARIYPEEMISTGVSAIDTMNSIARGQKIPIFSASGLPHNEIAAQICRQAGLVRPTKDVHDGHEENFSIVFAAMGVNLETSRFFKQDFEENGSLERTTLFLNLANDPTIERIITPRLALTTAEFLAYQTERHVLTILTDMSSYADALREVSAAREEVPGRRGYPGYMYTDLSTIYERAGRVEGRNGSITQVPILTMPNDDITHPIPDLTGYITEGQIFIDRQLHNRGIYPPINVLPSLSRLMKSAIGEGMTRKDHGDVSNQLYAKYAIGKDAAAMKAVVGEEALSTEDKLSLEFLEKFEKNFISQGAYENRSIFESLDLAWSLLRIYPKELLNRISPKILEELYGRDREQDDDEDEDEEDPDKSGDKLIDA, encoded by the coding sequence ATGTCACTCTCTGATaaagaattgtttgaattaaacaaaaaagcAGTCACAGAAGGGtttaaaatcaaaccaaGAATTAATTATAACACTGTTGGTGGTGTCAATGGTCCATTGGTTATTTTAGATAATGTTAAGTTCCCACGTTATAATGAAATCGTTAATTTGACATTACCAGATGGTTCTGTGAGACAGGGGCAAGTTTTGGAAGTTAGAGGAACCAAGGCAATCGTTCAAGTTTTCGAAGGTACCTCAGGTATCGATGTTAAAAAAACCAGGGTTGAGTTTACTggtgaaaatttgaaaatccCTGTTTCTGAAGATATGTTAGGTAGAATTTTTGATGGTTCAGGTAGACCAATTGATAAAGGGCCAAAAATATTTGCTGAAGACTATTTGGATATCAATGGATCCCCAATTAATCCATACGCTCGTATTTATCCTGAAGAAATGATTTCCACTGGTGTTTCCGCTATTGATACTATGAATTCTATTGCTAGAGGTCaaaaaattccaattttCTCCGCCTCTGGTTTACCTCATAATGAAATTGCTGCCCAAATTTGTAGACAAGCCGGTTTGGTCAGACCAACAAAAGATGTCCACGATGGTCATGAAGAAAATTTCTCTATTGTGTTTGCTGCTATGGGTGTAAACTTGGAAACATCAAGATTCTTCAAACAAGATTTCGAAGAAAACGGGTCTTTGGAAAGAACTACCTTGTTCTTGAACTTGGCTAATGatccaacaattgaaagaattattacACCACGTTTGGCCTTGACTACTGCCGAATTCTTGGCTTATCAAACTGAAAGACATGTTTTGACCATTTTGACAGATATGTCTTCTTATGCCGATGCCTTGAGAGAAGTCTCTGCTGCTAGAGAAGAAGTCCCAGGTAGAAGAGGTTACCCAGGTTATATGTACACAGATTTGTCAACAATCTATGAAAGAGCTGGTAGAGTTGAAGGTAGAAACGGTTCTATCACCCAAGTGCCAATTTTGACTATGCCTAACGATGATATCACCCATCCAATTCCTGATTTGACTGGTTATATTACTGAGGGTCAAATCTTCATTGATAGACAATTGCACAATAGAGGTATTTACCCACCAATCAATGTGTTGCCTTCATTATCACGTTTGATGAAGTCTGCTATTGGTGAAGGTATGACCAGAAAAGATCACGGTGATGTGTCCAATCAATTGTATGCTAAATATGCCATTGGTAAAGATGCTGCTGCAATGAAAGCCGTTGTTGGGGAAGAAGCATTGTCTACAGAAGATAAATTGTCTTTGGAATTCttggaaaaatttgaaaagaatttCATTTCTCAAGGAGCCTACGAAAATAGATCTATTTTTGAATCTTTAGATTTGGCCTGGTCATTATTAAGAATCTATCCTAAGGAATTGTTAAACAGAATCAGTCCAAAGATTTTAGAAGAGCTCTACGGTAGAGATAGAGAacaagatgatgatgaagacgaagacgaagaagaCCCAGACAAATCTggtgataaattaattgatgcTTAG
- the ACO2 gene encoding aconitate hydratase (Putative aconitate hydratase 2; induced in high iron; regulated by Gcn4; repressed by amino acid starvation (3-AT); protein levels decrease in stationary phase yeast; flow model and Spider biofilm repressed), whose translation MLRARSVLSGSVSRRALATQAFNFSVPPEYQSRTPPYSKLINNLSTVKKILKNQPLTLAEKILYSHLCNPEESLTSSNVSDIRGQQYLKLHPDRVAMQDASAQMALLQFMTCGMSSTAVPASIHCDHLIVGKDGAEEDLVKSIATNKEVFDFLQSCGEKYGIQFWGPGSGIIHQIVLENFAAPGLMMLGTDSHTPNAGGLGAIAIGVGGADAVDALTGTPWELKAPKILGVKLTGQLSGWSSPKDVITTLAGILTVRGGTGYIVEYFGDGVKTLSCTGMATICNMGAEIGATTSTFPYQEAHKRYLIDTHRAPIAEAADSVNSEFKFLQADEGAEYDKVIEINLSELEPHVNGPFTPDLSTPISKFGETAQKEGWPETVSAGLIGSCTNSSYQDMSRAVSIIKQAEAVGLKPKIPFFVTPGSEQIRATIERDGLINTFESNGAIVLANACGPCIGQWDRTDVPKTSTDFNAIFTSFNRNFRARNDGNRNTMNFLTSPDMVTAMIYSGDMNFNPVTDSIELPNGKEFRFQPPQGKDLPQSGFIPGRSEFYPEANPQPKPEVEVNVSPSSDRLQLLEPFQPWSGEELSTTVLLKVEGKCTTDHISAAGVWLKYKGHLENISYNTLIGAVNKETGEVNKAYDLNGDAYGIPELMIKWKDESRPWVVVAEHNYGEGSAREHAALSPRFLGGSVILVKSFARIHETNLKKQGMLPLTFADEADYDKISSGDLLTTIDLKDMIAKDGNNGGTLRVKVTKRDGSEFEILAKHTMSKDQVEFFKAGSAINYIGNTKKGL comes from the coding sequence ATGTTAAGAGCTAGATCAGTATTAAGTGGGAGTGTGTCGAGACGTGCGTTAGCCACTCAAGCATTTAACTTTTCAGTTCCTCCAGAATATCAATCGAGGACTCCACCATATTCtaaattgatcaacaacTTATCGACGGTtaagaaaatattgaaaaaccAACCATTGACATTAGCAGAGAAGATATTGTATTCACATTTATGCAATCCAGAAGAAAGTCTTACTTCATCCAATGTAAGTGATATAAGGGGCCAACAATATTTGAAGTTGCACCCAGATAGAGTGGCCATGCAAGATGCTTCTGCCCAGATGGCATTGTTACAATTTATGACATGTGGTATGAGTTCCACAGCAGTTCCAGCCTCAATTCACTGTGACCATTTGATTGTTGGTAAAGATGGCGCTGAGGAAGATTTAGTTAAATCAATAGCAACAAATAAAGAggtttttgatttcttgcAAAGTTGTGGTGAAAAATACGGTATTCAATTTTGGGGACCAGGATCTGGTATCattcatcaaattgttttagAGAACTTTGCCGCACCTGGTTTAATGATGTTAGGTACCGATTCGCATACTCCTAATGCAGGGGGTTTGGGTGCAATTGCCattggtgttggtggtgCAGATGCTGTTGATGCATTGACAGGTACCCCTTGGGAATTGAAAGCACCAAAGATTTTGGGTGTGAAATTAACTGGCCAATTATCTGGATGGAGCTCGCCTAAAGATGTAATTACTACTTTAGCAGGTATTTTGACCGTCAGAGGAGGTACTGGTTATATCGTGGAATACTTTGGTGATGGTGTTAAAACATTATCATGTACTGGTATGGCTACTATCTGTAATATGGGTGCCGAAATTGGTGCCACCACCTCGACTTTCCCATACCAAGAAGCCCACAAGAGATATTTGATTGACACGCATAGAGCACCAATTGCCGAAGCTGCTGATTCGGTGAATTCcgaattcaaatttttgcAAGCTGATGAAGGTGCCGAATACGACAAAGTCATTGAGATAAATCTTTCTGAATTAGAACCACATGTGAACGGGCCTTTCACTCCAGATTTGTCTACTccaatttccaaatttggTGAGACCGCCCAAAAGGAAGGTTGGCCTGAAACAGTTTCCGCTGGGTTGATTGGTTCATGTACTAATTCTTCGTACCAAGATATGTCCCGTGCTGTTTCTATCATTAAACAGGCTGAAGCAGTTGGattaaaaccaaaaattcCATTCTTTGTTACACCAGGATCCGAACAAATCAGAGCCACAATTGAAAGAGATGGTTTGATAAACACTTTTGAAAGCAATGGGGCCATAGTGTTGGCTAATGCATGTGGACCATGTATTGGTCAATGGGACAGAACTGATGTTCCAAAGACATCAACAGACTTCAACGCCATTTTCACTTCATTCAACAGGAATTTCCGTGCCAGAAACGATGGTAACAGAAACACCATGAACTTTTTAACCTCTCCAGATATGGTTACGGCCATGATATATTCCGGAGATATGAATTTCAACCCAGTGACAGATTCAATCGAATTACCAAATGGTAAAGAGTTCAGATTCCAACCACCCCAAGGTAAAGATTTGCCACAATCTGGATTCATCCCAGGTCGTTCTGAGTTCTACCCCGAAGCAAACCCACAACCAAAACCAGAGGTTGAAGTCAATGTGTCCCCAAGTTCAGACAGATTACAACTTTTGGAACCTTTCCAACCATGGTCCGGTGAAGAATTGTCAACCACAGTATTGTTGAAAGTTGAAGGAAAATGTACTACCGATCATATTTCGGCAGCTGGTGTCTGGTTGAAATACAAAGGTCATTTGGAAAACATTTCATACAATACATTAATTGGTGCAGTTAACAAAGAAACGGGTGAAGTTAACAAGGCTTATGATTTGAACGGTGACGCATACGGTATTCCTGAATTGATGATTAAATGGAAGGATGAATCTAGACCGTGGGTTGTGGTAGCCGAACATAACTATGGTGAAGGTTCTGCTAGAGAACATGCTGCCTTGTCACCTCGTTTCTTGGGAGGCTCAGTGATTTTGGTGAAATCTTTTGCTAGAATCCACGAAACCAACTTGAAGAAACAAGGAATGTTGCCTTTAACTTTTGCAGATGAAGCTGATTATGACAAAATTTCATCTGGCGATTTATTGACAACTATAGATTTGAAAGATATGATTGCCAAGGACGGTAACAACGGAGGTACTTTACGTGTTAAGGTTACCAAAAGAGATGGTtctgaatttgaaattttagcTAAACATACAATGTCTAAAGACCAAGTTGAGTTCTTCAAAGCTGGTTCTGCCATCAACTACATCGGTAACACAAAAAAGGGATTGTAA